In Aquimarina sp. TRL1, a single window of DNA contains:
- a CDS encoding HD domain-containing protein: MSAFDLVVSNTITFVKEELKEAEGGHDWFHIERVYNTSLLIAKGENVNLEVVSLSALLHDIADSKFHNGNEEIGPEIARNFLLKQQVNSQTIDHVVKIIENISFKGGNVKRSFSSPELLVVQDADRLDAIGAVGIARCFNYGGYKNRALYNPEILPNLSMTKEEYKASTAPTINHFYEKLLLLKDRMNTETGKKIAAQRHEFMEQFLAQFYNEWEGRS; encoded by the coding sequence ATGAGTGCCTTCGATCTTGTTGTTTCGAATACAATTACTTTTGTCAAAGAAGAATTAAAAGAGGCAGAGGGGGGACATGATTGGTTTCATATAGAGAGGGTTTATAATACTAGTTTGCTAATTGCTAAAGGCGAAAATGTAAATTTGGAGGTCGTAAGCCTCTCTGCGTTATTACATGATATAGCTGATTCAAAATTCCATAACGGGAATGAAGAAATTGGACCAGAAATAGCTAGAAATTTTTTATTGAAGCAACAGGTTAATTCTCAGACAATAGATCATGTAGTTAAGATTATTGAGAATATTTCGTTTAAAGGAGGAAATGTAAAACGAAGTTTTTCTTCACCAGAGCTTTTAGTCGTTCAGGATGCAGATAGATTAGATGCAATTGGAGCGGTTGGAATTGCCAGGTGTTTTAATTATGGAGGGTATAAGAACAGGGCTTTGTACAATCCTGAAATCTTACCAAATCTGTCCATGACCAAAGAAGAATACAAAGCATCAACAGCTCCTACTATTAATCATTTTTATGAAAAACTGTTGTTGCTCAAAGATCGTATGAATACAGAAACAGGAAAAAAAATTGCAGCTCAGAGGCATGAGTTTATGGAGCAATTTTTAGCACAATTTTATAATGAGTGGGAAGGTAGGAGTTAA
- a CDS encoding helix-turn-helix domain-containing protein produces the protein MSTFRVLFFFLFAIQSTIAQYDAITSNKTIENLLHSIRSLEESEVDEITSLSKLLYKTAFEKKDTDNMIIAMQYLSTAALNSGENKLAIQYIDNAINIARDNELKPQILINLITLKGNHYFDIEEYDHATTIYYEALSIAKKTEDTFLSWALNANLQFIKLRTGDAHGALEGLQQSEQTIPNIRPRLKKRNLALVLARKSEAYILLNQLDNALLTNNRGIAIAKEIKNYNIHIDLLMHRGLIYMKKKAYPKALTFLKQAKELSHEANDIVFLGKILNFTAECFYESRDYQKSIASLEEALPLLTKKYRNSDELSKCYKLLGMAHKKSENIEKSNTYYELYILSLSKLNNKKSTVSQKLREATIAGYEGQINSLQQQKKQQQNRRTYSEIALAIAGAGLLTFSFFFIHIKKRNQKKFNALLSRIEQQEAIRVHKNDQIESTSKQIEKSSLTESHDINESLHKNILKGLEKLEQQEYFLNTDCNLYNVAKKINTNTSYLSKVINTHFDKNFHAYINDLRINYAILRLKNDPKFRLFSIKSIAKEVGYKSSDSFSKYFKIHTGLLPSFYIKKLKSQDKTSQKTP, from the coding sequence ATGAGTACGTTTCGAGTACTATTTTTTTTCTTATTTGCTATTCAATCTACAATAGCACAGTATGATGCTATTACATCTAATAAAACGATCGAAAACTTGCTGCATAGCATACGGTCTCTAGAAGAAAGTGAAGTTGACGAAATAACGTCATTGAGTAAATTACTCTATAAAACTGCTTTCGAAAAAAAAGACACCGACAATATGATTATTGCTATGCAATACCTAAGTACTGCAGCACTAAACTCTGGTGAAAACAAGCTTGCTATACAATACATTGATAATGCAATTAATATTGCCAGAGACAATGAATTAAAACCTCAAATATTAATCAATTTAATCACACTTAAGGGGAATCATTATTTCGATATCGAAGAGTATGATCATGCTACTACCATTTATTACGAGGCATTATCAATAGCCAAAAAAACAGAAGACACTTTTCTATCATGGGCTTTAAATGCTAATCTTCAGTTTATAAAATTACGTACAGGAGATGCCCATGGTGCGCTGGAAGGACTACAGCAAAGCGAACAAACGATTCCCAATATCAGACCACGCTTAAAAAAACGAAATTTAGCACTTGTCCTTGCTAGAAAAAGCGAAGCTTATATCCTATTGAATCAACTGGATAATGCTTTACTAACTAACAACAGAGGAATCGCTATCGCTAAAGAAATTAAAAACTACAACATTCATATAGATCTTTTAATGCATAGAGGTCTTATTTATATGAAGAAAAAAGCCTATCCAAAGGCATTGACCTTCTTAAAACAGGCAAAAGAGTTATCTCATGAGGCGAATGACATTGTTTTTTTAGGGAAAATATTAAATTTTACTGCTGAATGTTTTTACGAATCGCGAGATTACCAAAAAAGTATTGCTTCACTAGAAGAAGCCTTACCTCTCCTAACAAAAAAATACCGGAATTCCGATGAGCTTAGCAAATGCTACAAACTATTAGGAATGGCTCATAAAAAGAGTGAAAACATCGAAAAATCAAACACTTATTACGAGCTGTATATCTTAAGTCTAAGTAAATTAAACAATAAAAAATCTACCGTTTCTCAAAAATTACGAGAAGCAACTATTGCAGGATATGAGGGGCAAATAAATTCGCTTCAGCAACAAAAAAAACAACAGCAAAACAGACGTACTTACTCTGAAATCGCTTTAGCCATTGCAGGAGCAGGTTTACTGACATTTTCTTTCTTTTTTATTCATATAAAGAAAAGAAACCAAAAGAAATTTAATGCATTACTTTCCAGAATAGAACAACAAGAGGCTATTCGAGTTCACAAGAACGACCAAATAGAAAGCACCTCAAAACAGATTGAAAAATCCTCCTTAACAGAATCCCATGATATTAATGAGAGCTTGCATAAAAACATTTTGAAAGGGTTGGAAAAATTAGAACAACAAGAATATTTTTTGAATACGGATTGTAACCTATACAATGTCGCTAAGAAGATAAACACAAATACTTCTTATTTATCTAAGGTTATCAATACTCATTTTGACAAAAATTTTCATGCATACATAAATGACTTACGAATTAATTATGCTATTCTCCGTTTAAAAAACGATCCAAAATTCAGATTATTTTCGATTAAATCTATTGCTAAGGAAGTAGGATATAAAAGTTCAGATTCTTTCTCTAAGTATTTTAAAATTCACACAGGACTTCTTCCATCTTTTTATATTAAAAAACTGAAATCTCAGGACAAAACTTCTCAAAAAACACCCTAA
- a CDS encoding PA0069 family radical SAM protein, whose amino-acid sequence MKSKNYIKGRGAQENINNSFFSHTHEVRDDFLNYCFHEGEHIRKKETSFINVFPKTIVNKVKSPDVGMYYSLNPYQGCEHGCVYCYARNSHEYWGYGAGLDFENTILIKKNAPVLLEKKLRSKHWSASPISLSGNTDCYQPIEKKLQITRRLLSLFLKYKHPVTIITKNALILRDLDILSQLAKDNLIAVMISITSLEEKTRRILEPRTSSIKKRLETVEALNKALVPTNVMMAPIIPSINSHEILPLTKEVASRGAQSIGYTVVRLNGAIGQIFTTWLENTLPDKKDKILHQIEECHLGKLNDSTFGHRMKGSGKIAEQIHQLFAIARKKYFPVDNEAILLNCELHQQYKDGQYRLF is encoded by the coding sequence TTGAAGTCAAAAAACTACATAAAAGGAAGGGGAGCACAAGAAAACATCAACAATTCTTTTTTTTCACACACTCATGAGGTCAGAGATGATTTCCTAAATTATTGCTTCCATGAAGGAGAACACATCAGAAAAAAAGAAACATCCTTTATAAATGTATTCCCAAAAACAATCGTAAATAAGGTAAAAAGCCCGGATGTAGGCATGTATTATTCATTAAATCCATACCAAGGCTGTGAGCATGGATGCGTATATTGTTATGCCAGAAACTCCCATGAATATTGGGGATATGGAGCTGGGTTAGATTTTGAGAATACAATTTTAATTAAGAAAAATGCTCCGGTCTTATTAGAAAAAAAACTAAGAAGCAAACACTGGTCAGCCTCGCCTATTTCCTTATCAGGGAATACGGATTGCTATCAACCAATAGAGAAAAAACTACAAATTACCAGAAGGCTTCTCTCTTTATTTTTAAAATACAAACACCCGGTTACAATTATTACCAAAAACGCACTCATTCTTCGAGACCTGGATATTTTATCACAATTAGCAAAAGACAATCTCATTGCCGTTATGATTTCTATTACTTCTCTGGAAGAAAAAACCCGAAGAATTCTGGAACCCAGGACTTCCAGTATAAAAAAAAGATTAGAAACTGTAGAGGCACTAAATAAAGCTCTTGTTCCCACCAATGTAATGATGGCTCCAATTATCCCCTCAATCAATAGTCATGAAATCTTACCTCTGACCAAAGAAGTTGCTTCCCGGGGAGCTCAAAGTATTGGATACACTGTGGTTCGATTAAACGGGGCCATCGGGCAGATATTTACCACCTGGTTAGAAAACACTCTTCCTGACAAAAAAGACAAAATATTGCACCAAATTGAAGAATGTCACCTGGGAAAGCTCAATGACAGTACTTTTGGTCATCGTATGAAAGGTTCCGGGAAAATTGCAGAGCAAATCCATCAACTCTTCGCAATCGCCCGAAAAAAATACTTTCCTGTAGACAATGAAGCGATACTTCTTAATTGTGAATTGCATCAGCAGTATAAAGATGGACAATATCGATTGTTTTAA
- a CDS encoding isoaspartyl peptidase/L-asparaginase family protein — protein sequence MKQLFLLVGLTLLFSCKKEVKEEVQKDTKASVEEPVKKQTGENFGIVIHGGAGTILKKNMTPEKEAEYKAKLEEAVRVGHAILKEGGTSLEAIEKTINILEDSPLFNAGKGAVFTHHETNEMDASVMDGATLNAGAVAGVTTVKNPINLARQVMTNSPHVLLSGKGAEQFAKERGIEIVDPSYFYTEARMNTLKRVKEREAQKTAGKKTAFYDATIKDSKFGTVGCVALDKNGNLAAGTSTGGMTNKKWNRIGDSPIIGAGTYANNKTCAVSSTGWGEYFIRAMVAHDISALMDYKGMSLKEAASLVIQKKVKDLGGDGGIVAIDHEGNIAMEFNTAGMYRAAMNAKGDVTVGIYKEE from the coding sequence ATGAAACAGCTATTTTTATTAGTAGGACTGACACTACTTTTTTCTTGCAAAAAAGAAGTAAAAGAAGAAGTTCAAAAAGACACAAAAGCGAGTGTAGAAGAACCGGTAAAAAAACAAACGGGAGAGAATTTTGGAATTGTAATTCACGGGGGAGCAGGAACCATACTTAAGAAAAATATGACTCCAGAAAAAGAAGCGGAGTATAAAGCCAAATTGGAAGAAGCTGTTCGAGTTGGGCATGCAATTCTTAAAGAAGGGGGAACCAGTCTGGAAGCGATAGAAAAAACGATTAATATTTTGGAAGATTCTCCTTTGTTTAACGCAGGAAAAGGAGCTGTTTTTACCCATCATGAAACGAATGAAATGGATGCGTCTGTAATGGATGGGGCTACACTAAACGCAGGAGCTGTTGCAGGGGTAACGACTGTAAAGAACCCGATAAATCTGGCTAGACAAGTAATGACAAATTCTCCACATGTATTGTTGTCTGGAAAAGGAGCAGAGCAATTTGCAAAGGAGAGAGGGATAGAGATTGTAGACCCTTCTTATTTTTATACCGAGGCAAGAATGAATACATTGAAGCGTGTAAAAGAAAGAGAAGCGCAAAAGACAGCCGGAAAAAAGACAGCCTTTTATGATGCAACGATAAAAGATTCGAAATTCGGAACTGTAGGTTGTGTTGCTCTTGATAAAAACGGGAACCTTGCGGCAGGAACATCTACGGGTGGAATGACAAATAAAAAATGGAATCGTATAGGAGATTCTCCAATCATCGGAGCAGGAACATATGCGAATAATAAAACATGTGCAGTGTCTAGTACAGGATGGGGGGAGTATTTTATACGAGCTATGGTTGCACATGATATTTCCGCTTTAATGGATTATAAAGGAATGTCATTAAAAGAAGCGGCAAGTCTGGTCATACAGAAAAAGGTGAAAGACCTTGGTGGAGATGGAGGTATCGTCGCAATAGATCATGAAGGAAATATAGCTATGGAATTCAATACAGCAGGGATGTACAGAGCGGCAATGAATGCAAAAGGAGATGTTACCGTAGGAATTTATAAAGAAGAGTAA
- a CDS encoding alpha-2-macroglobulin, producing MNCKQINAFLIALVLLISCKNSDQKKIENLSEPHKYEEYISQVSTGVISAYDKIQVILQNPIAGWSDHQELSNDIIEISPAVKGKLIAVNNRTLSFEPEEKLAQDTFYTFTLDLEKLGVQVTEDLSNDFVFGVRTLEQQFSVFTDHIQSYDKKWQYVEGTITSSDQLQIETVRQLVNASQKGKQLSIDFEDQAVLGREFVFRIDSIQRFDKDSEVKLVWSGDSFNIDSEGEDLIKIPGKDNFSVLAVDIADTEEKYIEINFSDPLQKNQNFNGLVTISGVKNLRYTVDRNILKVYPKSDPVGMLEVMVFQGIKSEDGYKIKETYKQRVSFQQPNPELRLLQSGVILPTSDDLKFNFEAINLRAVEVEVVKIYKNNVLQFLQSNNLGGASDIRSVGRPIARKLINLQNNKTKNLSKWNAFAIDLKELIVPDLGAVYRVELTYKKEYSLYKCNGVVDTSPLKELEDNFDEENKESSYWDSAQYYYDYNYDYNWRDRNDPCTNSYYYDKKVGANILASNLGVVVKKGANNSCMIAVNDIITTNPISNAKVQLFNYQQQEVAVGTTDAEGMVIIDAESAAFFAIVTSGKQQTYVKLNDGNALSVSKFDVAGAKLKKGIKGFIYGERGVWRPGDTIFLSFMLNDNANKLPENHPVKLELRDPYGKLVHQETKTTGVNNFYAFEIITSEEDPTGNWNAKIAVGGASFNKQLKIETIKPNRLKIKTTFENEVLKNNTLIKGGVEVLWLHGAVARNLKADVTARFSAKKTNFSTFPGYVFDDPTREFGTEEQEVFKGNISSEGKASFDLRPVLHKKAAGKLNASFVTKVYENGGDFSTDVISKEFSPYEAYVGLNTPKGDKARGMLLTDTPHKFEVVSVDDKGKIVGNRELEVRIYKVNWKWWWDTSEDNLSSYNGSSYHTQIFKKNVTTGNNGKATFHFELKYPEWGRYLVRVVDTKGGHATGKTMYIDWPGWAGKSRKNDPSAATMLLFSTDKDSYKVGEKATITFPSSLGGRALVTVENGTEVLNSFWVSAKKEETKFELPIEAIYTPNVYIHITLLQPHAFTQNDLPIRLYGVVPIAVEDPATRIVPTLKMPSVLRPEETIEVKVGEEKGKEMTYAIAIVDDGLLDLTRFKTPNPWDTFYAKEALGVKTWDVYDDVIGAYGGSINQIFSIGGDAEAGGSKSKKANRFKPMVVYLGPFELEKGKTKTHTIKMPKYIGSVRTMVVASDAKNAAYGSVEKTTPVRKPLMVLTSVPRKITPGERVTVPVTVFAMENKIKDVTVSIKPQAGFTVVGETTKKISFPNPDEKMVYFDIEVLPGVRATNIEVIAAGNGAKSSYNTPIKIVNPNPVTTEVTSVVLEPNSEKSIDIASFGIADSNKVVLEFSSIPPMNFESRLQYLIQYPHGCVEQTTSSVFPQLFVGDIFDLSSDQKHRVQKNVETAIDKIKRYIRPDGGLSYWPGATNANDWGTTYAGHFLLEASKKGYVLPIGFKNNWVRYQQRVARQWRRGGNDLAQAYRLYTLALAGRPDLASMNRLRETKNISYNAGIRLIAAYALIGQKVIAEDLLKEVKKPKEEKEKNNRYTYGSKYRNKAMVLETKMILQDKIGAKEIADQLAQALSADEWMSTQTTAYVLQAMSKYVLFVGGKGVKAQYVLNGISNSISSSKTMMNTPAMKLKKMNALSLKNSGENTVFVQIANSGVLEVGKEKVLEQKIRTIIDYKDKKGSNIAVEQLSQGTDFVAEVTITNTTHEEITNVALSEMFPSGWEIVNTRFTEYGIFRPSEATYTDIRDDRVHFYFDLKAQESKTFTILLNASYIGRYYLPGVQSEAMYNNSYISRTKGKWVEVVQ from the coding sequence ATGAATTGTAAACAAATTAACGCTTTTTTAATTGCGTTAGTCTTACTTATTTCTTGTAAGAATAGCGATCAGAAGAAAATAGAAAACCTTAGTGAACCCCATAAGTATGAGGAGTATATTTCTCAGGTATCAACAGGAGTGATATCAGCTTATGATAAGATACAGGTAATATTGCAAAATCCGATAGCAGGTTGGAGTGATCATCAGGAATTATCAAATGATATTATAGAAATATCTCCAGCTGTTAAAGGGAAATTAATAGCAGTAAACAATAGAACACTTTCTTTTGAGCCAGAAGAAAAACTAGCACAAGACACTTTCTACACATTTACGTTGGATTTAGAAAAACTGGGAGTTCAGGTAACAGAAGATCTAAGTAATGATTTTGTTTTTGGAGTACGAACTTTGGAGCAGCAATTTTCTGTGTTTACAGATCACATACAATCATATGATAAAAAATGGCAATATGTCGAGGGAACCATCACTTCCAGTGATCAATTGCAAATAGAGACAGTGAGGCAATTAGTAAACGCCTCTCAGAAAGGAAAACAATTGTCAATAGATTTTGAAGATCAGGCTGTGTTAGGAAGGGAATTCGTTTTTCGAATTGATAGTATTCAGCGATTCGATAAGGATTCTGAAGTAAAGTTAGTGTGGTCTGGGGATTCGTTTAATATTGATTCAGAAGGAGAAGACCTGATAAAGATTCCTGGGAAGGATAACTTTTCTGTTTTAGCAGTGGATATAGCAGATACTGAAGAAAAATATATTGAAATTAATTTTTCTGACCCTTTACAAAAAAATCAAAACTTCAATGGACTGGTTACAATTTCTGGAGTTAAAAATTTGAGATATACTGTAGATAGAAATATTCTTAAGGTATATCCAAAGAGTGATCCGGTGGGAATGTTAGAAGTGATGGTTTTTCAAGGGATAAAAAGTGAAGATGGGTATAAAATCAAAGAAACCTATAAGCAGCGAGTTTCTTTTCAGCAACCCAATCCAGAACTTCGGTTATTACAAAGTGGGGTAATTCTTCCAACATCGGACGATCTGAAGTTTAATTTTGAAGCGATAAATCTGAGAGCTGTAGAGGTTGAAGTTGTAAAAATCTATAAAAATAATGTACTTCAGTTTTTGCAAAGCAATAACCTGGGGGGAGCTAGTGATATTCGTAGTGTGGGAAGACCAATAGCAAGAAAACTCATTAATCTTCAAAATAACAAGACTAAGAATCTAAGCAAATGGAATGCGTTTGCAATTGACCTAAAGGAATTAATCGTTCCGGATTTAGGAGCTGTTTACAGGGTAGAACTAACCTATAAAAAAGAATATTCATTATACAAATGTAATGGTGTTGTAGATACAAGTCCATTAAAAGAGTTGGAAGATAATTTTGATGAAGAGAACAAAGAATCCAGCTATTGGGATAGTGCACAGTATTATTATGATTATAATTATGATTACAACTGGAGGGATAGAAATGATCCATGTACGAATTCATACTATTATGATAAAAAAGTAGGAGCGAATATACTGGCTTCTAATTTGGGAGTTGTTGTCAAAAAAGGGGCGAATAACTCATGTATGATCGCAGTAAATGATATTATTACTACAAATCCTATTTCTAACGCCAAAGTACAATTATTCAATTATCAGCAACAAGAGGTTGCAGTCGGAACTACAGATGCAGAGGGAATGGTAATCATAGATGCAGAATCTGCTGCCTTTTTTGCTATTGTAACCTCTGGAAAGCAACAAACCTATGTCAAACTTAATGATGGTAATGCGTTATCAGTGAGTAAGTTTGATGTTGCTGGAGCAAAGCTGAAAAAAGGAATAAAAGGATTTATATATGGAGAGCGAGGAGTGTGGAGACCTGGGGATACAATCTTTCTCTCGTTTATGTTGAATGATAATGCGAATAAGCTACCGGAAAATCACCCGGTAAAACTGGAACTTAGAGATCCATATGGGAAGTTAGTACATCAAGAAACAAAAACAACAGGAGTCAATAATTTCTATGCTTTTGAAATTATTACTTCCGAAGAAGACCCTACAGGAAACTGGAATGCCAAAATAGCGGTAGGTGGAGCCAGTTTTAATAAGCAGTTAAAGATTGAAACCATAAAACCCAACAGACTAAAGATCAAAACTACTTTTGAGAATGAGGTATTAAAGAATAATACCTTAATAAAAGGAGGGGTAGAAGTGCTTTGGTTACATGGAGCGGTTGCTAGAAATCTGAAAGCTGATGTTACTGCACGTTTTTCAGCTAAAAAAACTAATTTTTCGACATTTCCTGGTTATGTATTCGATGACCCTACGAGAGAATTCGGAACGGAGGAGCAAGAAGTTTTTAAGGGCAATATTTCATCCGAAGGAAAAGCCTCATTTGATTTGAGACCGGTTTTACATAAAAAAGCAGCAGGAAAATTAAATGCTTCTTTTGTGACGAAGGTGTATGAAAATGGAGGAGATTTTAGCACAGATGTAATATCCAAAGAGTTTTCTCCTTATGAGGCATATGTAGGTTTAAATACGCCAAAAGGAGATAAAGCAAGAGGGATGCTACTGACGGATACACCACATAAGTTCGAAGTAGTTTCTGTTGATGATAAGGGGAAAATAGTAGGGAATAGAGAATTAGAAGTGCGTATTTATAAAGTAAACTGGAAATGGTGGTGGGATACTTCAGAGGATAACTTGTCATCATATAATGGGAGTAGTTATCATACGCAGATTTTCAAAAAGAATGTGACAACGGGAAATAATGGAAAAGCTACTTTTCATTTTGAGCTGAAATACCCTGAATGGGGTCGTTATCTGGTTAGAGTAGTTGATACTAAAGGAGGGCATGCTACCGGAAAAACAATGTATATTGATTGGCCGGGATGGGCAGGGAAATCAAGAAAAAATGATCCTTCGGCAGCTACAATGCTATTATTTTCTACAGATAAAGATTCTTATAAGGTAGGGGAAAAAGCAACCATTACTTTCCCATCGAGTTTAGGAGGAAGAGCTCTGGTAACTGTAGAAAATGGAACAGAAGTTCTTAATTCGTTTTGGGTTTCTGCTAAGAAAGAAGAAACAAAATTTGAATTACCGATAGAAGCTATTTATACACCAAATGTGTATATACATATAACCTTATTACAGCCACATGCCTTTACACAGAATGATTTACCAATCCGACTATATGGAGTAGTACCAATTGCTGTCGAAGATCCTGCTACCAGAATTGTCCCAACACTGAAAATGCCATCAGTGTTAAGACCTGAAGAAACGATTGAGGTAAAAGTAGGAGAAGAAAAAGGAAAGGAAATGACATATGCTATTGCTATTGTCGATGATGGATTATTAGACCTTACCCGATTTAAAACACCAAATCCATGGGATACGTTCTATGCCAAAGAAGCCCTGGGAGTAAAAACCTGGGATGTATACGATGATGTGATAGGAGCTTACGGGGGGAGTATAAATCAGATTTTTAGTATTGGAGGAGATGCCGAAGCAGGAGGAAGTAAATCTAAAAAGGCAAATCGATTTAAGCCAATGGTGGTTTATTTAGGTCCTTTTGAACTAGAAAAGGGAAAAACAAAGACACATACGATCAAAATGCCTAAGTATATAGGGTCTGTAAGAACAATGGTTGTTGCATCAGATGCCAAGAATGCTGCATATGGAAGCGTAGAAAAAACTACTCCGGTGAGAAAACCATTGATGGTATTAACCTCCGTTCCAAGAAAAATAACTCCTGGAGAAAGAGTGACTGTTCCAGTTACGGTTTTTGCGATGGAAAACAAAATAAAAGATGTAACGGTTTCTATCAAACCTCAGGCAGGATTTACAGTCGTAGGAGAAACAACAAAGAAAATCTCTTTCCCTAATCCAGATGAAAAGATGGTGTATTTCGATATAGAAGTCTTGCCTGGTGTAAGGGCTACAAATATTGAGGTGATAGCAGCAGGAAATGGTGCTAAGTCATCCTATAATACTCCAATAAAAATTGTGAATCCTAATCCGGTAACCACGGAAGTGACCTCGGTAGTATTAGAACCTAATAGCGAAAAATCAATAGATATTGCTTCTTTTGGAATAGCAGACAGTAATAAAGTTGTGTTGGAGTTCTCTTCGATTCCTCCTATGAATTTTGAATCTCGATTACAATATCTGATCCAATATCCTCATGGATGTGTAGAACAGACAACATCTTCTGTATTTCCTCAGCTGTTTGTAGGAGATATCTTTGACTTATCTTCCGATCAGAAACATCGTGTTCAAAAAAATGTAGAAACTGCTATTGATAAGATTAAACGTTATATACGACCAGATGGGGGACTGTCCTATTGGCCGGGTGCGACAAATGCAAATGACTGGGGAACTACTTATGCAGGACATTTCCTGTTAGAAGCCTCTAAAAAAGGATATGTATTACCGATAGGATTTAAAAATAACTGGGTACGATATCAACAAAGAGTTGCTCGCCAGTGGAGAAGAGGAGGAAACGATTTAGCGCAGGCATATCGCTTATATACATTAGCATTAGCCGGCAGACCGGATTTAGCTTCGATGAATAGATTGCGGGAAACAAAGAATATATCATATAATGCAGGAATACGGTTAATTGCTGCTTACGCATTGATAGGTCAGAAAGTAATAGCAGAAGATCTCTTAAAAGAGGTTAAGAAACCTAAAGAAGAAAAAGAGAAAAATAATAGATATACCTATGGTTCTAAATATAGAAATAAGGCAATGGTACTGGAAACCAAAATGATTTTACAAGATAAAATTGGGGCAAAAGAAATTGCAGATCAACTAGCGCAGGCATTAAGTGCTGATGAATGGATGAGTACTCAGACAACGGCTTATGTGTTACAGGCAATGTCTAAATATGTGCTTTTCGTAGGAGGAAAGGGAGTGAAAGCACAATATGTGCTAAATGGGATATCAAATAGTATTTCTTCCTCTAAAACAATGATGAACACTCCAGCGATGAAACTGAAGAAAATGAATGCGTTATCATTGAAAAATTCAGGAGAAAACACAGTGTTTGTTCAGATAGCAAATAGCGGAGTATTGGAGGTTGGAAAAGAAAAGGTTCTAGAGCAAAAAATAAGAACAATTATTGATTACAAAGATAAAAAAGGAAGTAATATAGCTGTAGAACAATTGTCTCAGGGAACGGATTTTGTTGCAGAAGTTACGATTACAAATACGACTCATGAAGAGATCACAAATGTTGCTTTGTCAGAAATGTTTCCTTCAGGATGGGAAATTGTCAATACGCGTTTTACTGAGTACGGTATTTTTAGACCAAGTGAAGCAACCTATACCGATATACGGGATGATCGTGTTCATTTTTATTTTGATTTAAAAGCACAGGAGAGTAAAACATTTACGATTTTACTAAATGCATCCTATATAGGGAGATATTATTTACCTGGAGTACAAAGTGAAGCTATGTATAATAATTCATATATATCAAGAACGAAAGGGAAGTGGGTGGAAGTAGTTCAGTAG